One Brassica napus cultivar Da-Ae chromosome A5, Da-Ae, whole genome shotgun sequence DNA window includes the following coding sequences:
- the LOC125609354 gene encoding uncharacterized protein LOC125609354: MITIHSIYKEFRPCTSNIKHNTLCTLKLQCPTQPELSLKMTEMPSYTVENPNFEPSKTKKQYNIYSSLLPVFLSISAYILIFYVLDMSPSSIFNDPKILFFISNALILIIAADYGVFAEKENRDFYGEYTAAMRIDARENARPENSGYEVGLAEVTMKREKQEEALREKDTTRYLFHKEEEVPEKTVQVLSDEPKTEQSIHMTISKGETCGARNLVSPKPYGRSKSDKARSERTSHREIKHRRKRYVRSKSDDSSKWMVDHKCKKAHEETEEKWENVREESEEFAKMSNEELNRRVEDFIQRFNRDIKRQNYV; the protein is encoded by the coding sequence ATGATCACAATTCACAGTATATATAAAGAGTTCCGACCATGCACTTCGAACATCAAACACAATACACTCTGCACCCTCAAACTCCAATGCCCAACTCAACCCGAACTCTCACTCAAAATGACGGAAATGCCCTCGTACACTGTTGAAAACCCTAACTTCGAGCCTTCGAAGACCAAGAAACAATACAACATATACTCTTCGTTGCTCCCTGTCTTCTTATCGATCTCAGCATACATTTTGATCTTCTACGTCCTTGACATGTCTCCTTCTTCGATCTTCAACGACCCAAAGATCTTGTTCTTCATCTCAAACGCTCTTATCCTTATCATAGCCGCAGACTACGGTGTCTTCGCTGAGAAAGAGAACCGCGACTTTTACGGAGAATACACGGCCGCGATGAGAATAGACGCGAGAGAAAACGCTAGACCTGAAAACTCAGGCTATGAGGTGGGTTTGGCGGAAGTAACCATGAAACGTGAGAAGCAAGAAGAAGCACTCAGGGAGAAAGATACAACACGGTATCTGTTTCATAAGGAAGAGGAAGTTCCTGAGAAAACCGTACAAGTCCTAAGCGACGAGCCGAAGACTGAGCAAAGCATTCATATGACCATTAGTAAAGGGGAAACTTGTGGTGCAAGAAACCTAGTGAGCCCTAAACCGTACGGGAGAAGCAAATCGGATAAAGCACGTTCAGAACGTACTAGTCATCGAGAGATCAAACATAGACGTAAACGTTATGTTCGAAGCAAGTCCGACGATAGCTCGAAATGGATGGTTGATCACAAGTGTAAGAAGGCTCATGAGGAGACGGAGGAGAAGTGGGAGAATGTAAGAGAGGAATCGGAAGAATTTGCGAAAATGTCGAACGAGGAGTTGAACAGACGAGTTGAAGATTTCATCCAACGGTTTAACAGAGATATCAAACGACAAAACTATGTCTAG